A region of Catellicoccus marimammalium M35/04/3 DNA encodes the following proteins:
- the rplX gene encoding 50S ribosomal protein L24, with translation MFVKKGDKVKVITGKDKGKEGVVKTALPKQNKVIVEGINIVKKHSKPSAAAPQGGIVETEAPLHVSNVMLIDPSTGEATRVGYKVENGKKVRYAKKSGEILDK, from the coding sequence ATGTTCGTAAAAAAAGGCGATAAAGTTAAAGTAATCACTGGTAAAGACAAAGGTAAAGAAGGCGTTGTTAAAACAGCTTTACCAAAACAAAACAAAGTGATCGTAGAAGGAATTAACATCGTTAAAAAACATTCAAAACCAAGTGCAGCCGCTCCTCAAGGTGGGATTGTTGAAACAGAAGCTCCACTTCATGTTTCTAACGTTATGCTAATTGACCCATCAACAGGTGAAGCAACACGCGTTGGTTATAAAGTAGAAAACGGTAAAAAAGTTCGTTACGCTAAAAAATCAGGCGAAATTTTAGATAAATAA
- the rpsQ gene encoding 30S ribosomal protein S17, translating to MTEERNQRKVYQGRVVSDKNDKTIVVEVATRKTHPIYGKRVKYSKKYTAHDENNTAKVGDIVKIMETRPLSATKRFRLVEIVEEAVII from the coding sequence ACGTAATCAACGTAAGGTTTACCAAGGTCGCGTGGTTTCTGACAAAAACGATAAAACAATCGTTGTTGAAGTAGCTACACGTAAAACACATCCTATTTATGGTAAACGCGTAAAATATTCTAAAAAATATACAGCTCATGACGAAAACAATACAGCAAAAGTTGGCGATATCGTGAAAATCATGGAAACTCGTCCACTATCTGCTACAAAACGTTTCCGTTTAGTAGAAATTGTTGAAGAAGCAGTAATCATTTAA
- the rplN gene encoding 50S ribosomal protein L14, giving the protein MIQQESRLKVADNSGAREVLTIKVLGGSNRKTANIGDIIVATVKQATPGGVVKKGDVVKAVIVRTKSGARRPDGSYIKFDENACVIIRDDKSPRGTRIFGPVARELRDNNFMKIVSLAPEVL; this is encoded by the coding sequence TTGATCCAACAAGAAAGTCGATTAAAAGTTGCCGATAACTCAGGTGCTCGTGAAGTTTTAACAATTAAAGTGTTAGGCGGATCTAACCGTAAAACTGCAAACATCGGAGACATCATCGTTGCTACAGTTAAACAAGCAACACCAGGTGGAGTTGTTAAAAAAGGTGATGTTGTCAAAGCCGTTATCGTTCGTACAAAATCAGGTGCACGTCGTCCAGACGGTTCATATATTAAATTTGACGAAAATGCATGTGTAATCATCCGTGATGACAAGAGTCCTCGTGGAACACGTATCTTTGGACCTGTTGCTCGTGAACTTCGTGATAACAACTTCATGAAGATCGTTTCACTAGCACCAGAAGTATTATAA
- the rpsH gene encoding 30S ribosomal protein S8 — translation MTMTDPIADFLTRIRNANMVKHESLEVPASKMKREIAEILKREGFIRDVEYIEDDKQGVIRVFLSYGKNEERVITNLKRISKPGLRAYVKANEVPKVLNGLGIAILSTSEGVMTDKEARERNIGGEVIAYVW, via the coding sequence ATGACTATGACAGATCCAATCGCAGATTTCTTAACACGCATTCGTAATGCGAACATGGTTAAACATGAAAGTTTAGAAGTGCCTGCATCAAAAATGAAACGTGAAATCGCTGAAATCTTAAAACGTGAAGGTTTCATCCGTGACGTTGAATACATTGAAGATGACAAACAAGGTGTTATCCGCGTATTCTTAAGCTACGGCAAAAACGAAGAACGTGTAATTACAAACTTAAAACGTATTTCTAAACCAGGTTTACGTGCATACGTAAAAGCAAACGAAGTACCAAAAGTATTAAATGGATTAGGTATTGCAATTTTATCAACATCTGAAGGTGTAATGACTGATAAAGAAGCTCGCGAACGCAATATCGGTGGCGAAGTTATCGCTTACGTTTGGTAA
- a CDS encoding type Z 30S ribosomal protein S14, protein MAKKSMIAKNKRPAKFSTQEYTRCERCGRPHSVYRKFHLCRICFRELAYKGQIPGVKKASW, encoded by the coding sequence ATGGCTAAAAAATCAATGATTGCTAAGAACAAACGTCCAGCAAAATTCTCAACTCAAGAATATACACGTTGCGAACGTTGTGGTCGTCCACACTCAGTGTATCGTAAATTCCACTTATGCCGTATTTGCTTCCGTGAACTTGCCTACAAAGGACAAATTCCCGGCGTGAAGAAAGCAAGCTGGTAG
- the rplE gene encoding 50S ribosomal protein L5 has translation MNRLKEKYLNEVTPAMVEKFNYTSVMQTPKVEKIVINMGVGDAVSNSKNLDKAVEELALITGQKPLVTKAKKSIAGFRLREGMPIGAKVTLRGERMYEFLDKLVTVSLPRVRDFHGVSKKAFDGRGNYTLGVKEQLIFPEIDYDLVDKVRGMDIVIVTTANTDEEARELLTQLGMPFQK, from the coding sequence ATGAACCGCTTAAAAGAAAAATACTTAAACGAAGTAACACCAGCTATGGTGGAAAAATTTAACTACACTTCAGTAATGCAAACACCAAAAGTTGAAAAAATCGTAATCAACATGGGTGTTGGTGATGCTGTTTCTAACTCTAAAAATTTAGATAAAGCTGTAGAAGAGTTAGCTTTAATTACAGGACAAAAACCATTGGTAACAAAAGCGAAAAAATCAATCGCTGGTTTCCGTTTACGTGAAGGTATGCCAATCGGTGCGAAAGTTACTTTACGTGGTGAACGTATGTACGAATTTTTAGATAAATTAGTAACTGTTTCTTTACCACGTGTACGTGACTTCCATGGTGTAAGCAAGAAAGCTTTCGATGGCCGTGGTAACTACACTTTAGGTGTTAAAGAACAATTAATCTTCCCAGAAATCGATTACGATTTGGTAGATAAAGTTCGTGGTATGGACATCGTTATCGTAACAACAGCGAATACTGACGAAGAAGCTCGTGAGTTATTAACTCAACTTGGAATGCCATTCCAAAAATAA